In Pseudoalteromonas piratica, the genomic stretch TTGTCAAATTCAGCGATAAGTCCAGCGCTGTCATTTTTGAACGCTGTTGTGTCAGCAAAGTTTAATTGCTTAGCAAGCCCTTGATTTGCTTTGATGGTTGCCGCTGTTGCTGGTTTACCATTTACATTTTTTAAATTAAGGGCATGTTCATCAGCTGAAATGTTTGCACTTGCAAGGCCTAAAATAATACTTATTGTTACTAAATTACGTTTCATAAGTTTCTCCGTTTTTTTATTTTTACCATACTAAACAACTAATAGATCATAAGAAAAGACTAAAAGTACATTTATTATTTAAAACAAATAGGTGCGCCTAACATTAATGTGTGTTTGTACTGTCTGTATTAACACACCTTGTTTTTCTCTGTCTCTTAAAAACTAACTTACTGTTTATTAACCTTTAATGAAGCAAGGTTTGAAAAACCTTAAATCGAAACGCGTCACTATTGCACTTAATTAAATAACACCCACTTCCTAATTGATTTAAGTAAATAGTTTCGCTTTTAGTAAGCCTTTTAAAACTAGAAAAGATAAATTTGCTTATCTGTAAAATAAAATTGTATACATTATATCTTATATAGTTTACATTTGATTTACATTCACAACAACAGGTAGCAAATAACAATGAAAACAATCACACCCTTAGCCATTGCAGTATCGGCTATTCTCGTTTCAAGTGTTGCAAACGCAAAAGGTAAGCCAACTCCCGATTCAGTATTACCACATCAATTCACTTGTAGCCCAAGCTTAAAGTTTCAAGCGCAAGATATGACACAACAACAGTTTATAGACAGTTGTGCACTTGTTGGCGCTGAAGAAGAATACTTCCATCAACGATTAGAAACGGGTTATCAACCTGTAGCAGGAGATTTAAACGAAGATCTTTTAATGGTTATTTTTGATAATTACCGTCAATACGATCGCTACGGCTATCGCTTCTTTGGTATTAATACTAATAATGGTGGCATGTACATCGAAGGCAATGCTGAAGACCCAAATAACCAAGCCACATTTTATGCTCATGAAGCGGATTGGCTTCGCCCTGAATTTGCAATTTGGAATTTAGAGCATGAATATGTTCATTATTTAGATGGTCGTTTTGATTTAAAGGGTAACTTCTCAGACTATCCTGAAAATACTGTGTGGTGGAGTGAAGGATTAGCCGAATACATTTCACTTAAAGATAACAACCAGGATGCCATTGCATTAGTCCAAGGTAACCTACAAGACCGCACTTTAGATCAAGTCTTTAATACTAA encodes the following:
- a CDS encoding collagenase yields the protein MKTITPLAIAVSAILVSSVANAKGKPTPDSVLPHQFTCSPSLKFQAQDMTQQQFIDSCALVGAEEEYFHQRLETGYQPVAGDLNEDLLMVIFDNYRQYDRYGYRFFGINTNNGGMYIEGNAEDPNNQATFYAHEADWLRPEFAIWNLEHEYVHYLDGRFDLKGNFSDYPENTVWWSEGLAEYISLKDNNQDAIALVQGNLQDRTLDQVFNTNYSNTSDEIYRWGYLGARFMFENHMDQVRNIRTAARDGNWAEYQTILADTAANNEQQWQNWLVALAGN